From Clavelina lepadiformis chromosome 9, kaClaLepa1.1, whole genome shotgun sequence, the proteins below share one genomic window:
- the LOC143470879 gene encoding G2/mitotic-specific cyclin-B3-like isoform X1: protein MKGDHAAAYDQPVVNCVVMDIMEDKTDEYERRHSSSCGKDISVLQQMIEIWNTAQQQKMNAANLKSASKRPASSPAKGSVQKRSAFGNITNAIKNTKQFELRPLVEKLEISKPTIRKRRSLRLQSKQTLQKSVPDIKSDDSNLTINSLETAFSSAHNSRSTTRDEAKSSETMEVSPVPTCYYEYEVSPKRKELNFDDLDAFNATNNNEAPEYAFMIFEYMRSREKRFVIKAKYLASIQKEVTADMRAILVDWMVEVQENFELNHETLYLAVKLVDHYMQKVNIIRERLQLVGATSLLVAAKFDERHAPYVDDFLYICDDAYTKKDMLAMERSILIVIGFDINIPIAYRFLRRYAKCLKSSMEVLTLARFVLELSLQCYNFVDRSASKMAAAALWLAIKMKNTPHQWDDTLLYYTSHEEREIFDLAHELNNMVNKSKGKKLKTVWQKYSHSIFYEVAKTPTLSEDRIEDEKRRIYAKSDASFDSSKDFFEL from the exons ATGAAAGGAGATCATGCAGCAGCTTACG ATCAGCCTGTAGTCAACTGTGTTGTTATGGACATTATGGAAGATAAGACAGACGAGTATGAAAGACGGCATTCTAGTTCTTGTGGCAAAGATATCAGTGTTTTGCAGCAAATGATTGAAATCTGGAACACAGCACAGCAACAG AAAATGAATGCTGCAAACTTAAAATCTGCATCCAAGAGACCTGCCAGCTCTCCAGCCAAGGGCTCTGTACAAAAAAGATCAGCATTTGGAAATATTACTAAC gCCATCAAAAACACAAAGCAGTTTGAGCTCAGACCACTGGTGGAAAAATTAGAAATCAGCAAGCCAACAATAAGGAAGCGAAGATCTCTTCGATTGCAATCTAAGCAGACTTTGCAGAAATCAGTGCCTGACATTAAATCTGATGACTCAAACTTGACAATCAATTCATTAGAAACTGCTTTTTCCAG CGCACACAACAGCAGATCAACGACCAGGGATGAAGCAAAGTCATCTGAAACGATGGAGGTATCCCCAGTGCCAACATGTTATTATGAGTATGAAGTATCTCCAAAAAGAAAAGAACTCAATTTTGATGATCTGGATGCGTTTAATGCTACCAACAACAACGAAGCACCAGAATATGCTTTCATGATATTCGAATACATGAGATCAAGggagaaaaggtttgtcattAAAGCAAAATACCTGGCAAGTATCCAAAAAGAAGTTACTGCTGATATGAGAGCCATTCTTGTGGATTGGATGGTTGAG GTACAAGAAAACTTTGAATTGAATCATGAAACTTTATACCTTGCTGTAAAGTTGGTGGATCAttatatgcaaaaagttaacaTCATTCGTGAGCGACTTCAACTAGTTGGAGCCACTTCATTACTGGTTGCTGCTAAATTTGAT GAACGCCACGCCCCCTATGTGGACGACTTCTTGTACATCTGTGATGATGCTTACACAAAAAAGGATATGTTGGCGATGGAAAGATCTATACTTATCGTGATTGGTTTTGACATCAACATCCCGATTGCCTATCGCTTTCTACGACGGTACGCCAAATGTCTCAAGTCCAGCATGGAAGTTTTGACTCTGGCCCGTTTCGTATTGGAGCTTTCCCTGCAATGTTACAATTTCGTGGATAGGTCCGCATCAAAGATGGCGGCAGCCGCGTTGTGGCTCGCTATTAAAATGAAGAATACACCTCACCAATGG GACGACACGTTGCTCTATTATACGAGCCATGAGGAACGCGAAATCTTTGACCTTGCTCATGAACTTAACAACATGGTGAACAAATCTAAAGGAAAGAAGCTTAAGACG gTTTGGCAGAAATACTCCCATTCAATCTTCTACGAAGTTGCAAAGACTCCAACGCTATCCGAAGATCGCATAGAAGACGAAAAGAGGCGAATTTACGCCAAATCTGATGCGTCGTTCGACAGCAGCAAAGACTTTTTCGaactttaa
- the LOC143470879 gene encoding G2/mitotic-specific cyclin-B3-like isoform X2: MSENSIFQHSNVLTRNQNISDNGQKMNAANLKSASKRPASSPAKGSVQKRSAFGNITNAIKNTKQFELRPLVEKLEISKPTIRKRRSLRLQSKQTLQKSVPDIKSDDSNLTINSLETAFSSAHNSRSTTRDEAKSSETMEVSPVPTCYYEYEVSPKRKELNFDDLDAFNATNNNEAPEYAFMIFEYMRSREKRFVIKAKYLASIQKEVTADMRAILVDWMVEVQENFELNHETLYLAVKLVDHYMQKVNIIRERLQLVGATSLLVAAKFDERHAPYVDDFLYICDDAYTKKDMLAMERSILIVIGFDINIPIAYRFLRRYAKCLKSSMEVLTLARFVLELSLQCYNFVDRSASKMAAAALWLAIKMKNTPHQWDDTLLYYTSHEEREIFDLAHELNNMVNKSKGKKLKTVWQKYSHSIFYEVAKTPTLSEDRIEDEKRRIYAKSDASFDSSKDFFEL, from the exons ATGTCAGAAAATTCAATATTTCAGCACTCTAATGTTTTGACAAGGAACCAAAATATATCTGATAATGGCCAG AAAATGAATGCTGCAAACTTAAAATCTGCATCCAAGAGACCTGCCAGCTCTCCAGCCAAGGGCTCTGTACAAAAAAGATCAGCATTTGGAAATATTACTAAC gCCATCAAAAACACAAAGCAGTTTGAGCTCAGACCACTGGTGGAAAAATTAGAAATCAGCAAGCCAACAATAAGGAAGCGAAGATCTCTTCGATTGCAATCTAAGCAGACTTTGCAGAAATCAGTGCCTGACATTAAATCTGATGACTCAAACTTGACAATCAATTCATTAGAAACTGCTTTTTCCAG CGCACACAACAGCAGATCAACGACCAGGGATGAAGCAAAGTCATCTGAAACGATGGAGGTATCCCCAGTGCCAACATGTTATTATGAGTATGAAGTATCTCCAAAAAGAAAAGAACTCAATTTTGATGATCTGGATGCGTTTAATGCTACCAACAACAACGAAGCACCAGAATATGCTTTCATGATATTCGAATACATGAGATCAAGggagaaaaggtttgtcattAAAGCAAAATACCTGGCAAGTATCCAAAAAGAAGTTACTGCTGATATGAGAGCCATTCTTGTGGATTGGATGGTTGAG GTACAAGAAAACTTTGAATTGAATCATGAAACTTTATACCTTGCTGTAAAGTTGGTGGATCAttatatgcaaaaagttaacaTCATTCGTGAGCGACTTCAACTAGTTGGAGCCACTTCATTACTGGTTGCTGCTAAATTTGAT GAACGCCACGCCCCCTATGTGGACGACTTCTTGTACATCTGTGATGATGCTTACACAAAAAAGGATATGTTGGCGATGGAAAGATCTATACTTATCGTGATTGGTTTTGACATCAACATCCCGATTGCCTATCGCTTTCTACGACGGTACGCCAAATGTCTCAAGTCCAGCATGGAAGTTTTGACTCTGGCCCGTTTCGTATTGGAGCTTTCCCTGCAATGTTACAATTTCGTGGATAGGTCCGCATCAAAGATGGCGGCAGCCGCGTTGTGGCTCGCTATTAAAATGAAGAATACACCTCACCAATGG GACGACACGTTGCTCTATTATACGAGCCATGAGGAACGCGAAATCTTTGACCTTGCTCATGAACTTAACAACATGGTGAACAAATCTAAAGGAAAGAAGCTTAAGACG gTTTGGCAGAAATACTCCCATTCAATCTTCTACGAAGTTGCAAAGACTCCAACGCTATCCGAAGATCGCATAGAAGACGAAAAGAGGCGAATTTACGCCAAATCTGATGCGTCGTTCGACAGCAGCAAAGACTTTTTCGaactttaa